In the Leptospira limi genome, one interval contains:
- a CDS encoding DUF2452 domain-containing protein, translating into MEESTIPHHSLTYGTSRLAPAISLVDRAKEIELAEESVKLHVHGKLEVIAKQIRALKEEAELILKQAEKDIELHKAKCQFEKKPGQVIYLYSKEEGDYFSLLSPMEWGGNPPHPFKGAYTMNPDRSFSEIKENL; encoded by the coding sequence ATGGAAGAATCCACGATCCCCCACCACAGCCTCACCTATGGAACAAGTCGATTAGCACCCGCAATTAGTTTGGTTGATCGTGCGAAAGAAATTGAACTGGCGGAAGAATCTGTCAAACTCCATGTTCATGGAAAGTTGGAAGTCATCGCCAAACAAATTCGTGCTCTAAAAGAAGAAGCAGAACTCATACTCAAACAAGCAGAAAAGGATATCGAACTTCATAAGGCAAAATGCCAATTTGAAAAAAAACCAGGTCAGGTGATTTATCTGTATTCGAAAGAGGAAGGAGATTATTTTTCCCTTCTATCCCCTATGGAATGGGGAGGCAATCCTCCACATCCTTTTAAAGGAGCTTATACGATGAACCCTGACCGCAGTTTCTCAGAAATCAAAGAAAATCTCTAA